The window GCTGTCGCCGCTGCCGCTGGCGGAGATGGAACAGTTGATCCGCGAAGGTGAACAGGCCACCTGGGAGCGCATGGAAATGATCCGCAACTGCACGGCGATCAGCAGGACGCTGGACCGCATCCTCATGGACCACGGCTGGGCGGATTAAACCGCACCGCCCGCCGGACGCAACGCCCCCGGCGGGGCACGGCAGTCAGCCGTCAATCGGTATCCTCCGATGGCGGCTGCAGCCGCTAGCTCTCCTCACCCACGCCGCGTGTGGCGCGCATGGCGCACACAAGTACTTGGCAAGCGATAGCCCCAGACCAATCAGTCTCAAAAGACATCAAACCTGCACCGGCCGGGTTTTTACACCTACCCAAGGCGCCCTCTATCTCCGCCCGACGCGGGCAATGACAGCCTGTATAATGGCGCTCATTTCCCCCTATGCATCGGACAGCGCGCCGTCGCTGCTTGCTGAAGAGTCGACCTTGAACACACCCAATGCCTATGGCGGCACGCCGTCCCGTCGCTTCTCCGTCGCCCCGATGATGGACTGGACCGACCGCCACTGCCGGTTCTTCCTGCGTCTGCTGTCGCAACACGCCCTGCTGTACACCGAGATGGTCACCACCGGCGCCTTGTTGCGTGGCGACCATGCGCGCTTTCTCCGCCATGACCAGAGCGAGCACCCGCTGGCCTTGCAGTTGGGCGGCAGTGTGCCGGAAGAGTTGGCGGCTTGTGCGCGGATGGCCGAGGACGCCGGCTACGACGAGGTCAACCTCAACGTCGGCTGCCCCAGCGACCGGGTGCAGAACAACATGATCGGCGCCTGCCTGATGGGCCATCCGGCGCTGGTGGGTGACTGCGTCAAGGCCATGCTGGATGCGGTGGCGATCCCAATCACGGTCAAGCACCGCATCGGCATCGATGGCCGCGACAGCTACGCCGAGCTGTGCGACTTCGTCGGCCAGGTGCGCGACGCCGGTTGCCGCAGTTTCACCGTGCACGCGCGAATCGCCATCCTCGCCGGTCTGTCACCGAAGGAGAACCGCGAGATCCCACCGCTGCGCTACGAAGTGGCGGCGCAATTGAAACGCGACTTTCCGGATCTGGAGATCATCCTCAACGGCGGGATCAAGACCCTGGAGGAGTGCCAAAACCATCTGCAGACTTTCGACGGCGTGATGCTCGGCCGCGAGGCCTATCACAACCCTTATCTGCTGGCGGAAGTGGATCAGGCCTTGTTCGCCCACGACCGACCGATGATCGGCCGGGCCGAGGCGCTAACCCAACTGCGCCCCTATATTGAACGTCATCTAGCCGAAGGCGGTGCGATGCACCACATCACCCGCCATGTGCTCGGTTTGGCCCAGGGTTTCCATGGTGCCCGGCGCTTCCGCCAGCTGTTGTCGGTGGATATCCACAAAACCACCGATCCACTGGCCTTGTTCGATCAGGCCATCGACCTGTTGCAGGGACGGTAGGATGGGTTGAGACGCGCAGCGTCGATACCCATCGTTGCCGGTTTGATGGGTATTGCTGCGCTCCGGCTAGGTGCCCCCTCCCATCCTACACAGCGGGAATCCAATAGCCCTCCCCCGTAAACGGGAGAGGGGGCATACCGTATTTCAGCCGACCTGCAAGACCACCCGCCCGCGCTTCGGGCAGCCTTCCATATAACGGTGCGCGGCGACCACGTCCTCGAAGGCGAAGACCTTGTCGATTTGCGTCTGCAGCAGGCCGTCGCGGGTCAGCTGATTGATCGCCGCCACTGCACGCTCCAGCGCCGGCTGATCCTGAGGGATGCCAAGCTCCGGCTTGCCGGTAAAGTTACCCAGGCAATGGACAAAGAACTGGATGTTCTTCTGGAATGCCGCGCAGGCCGGGAATGGCGTCTGGTTACCGCCCTGCAGGCCATACAGCACCAGGCGTCCGCGCGGAGCGAGTACATCGCCGAGCAGGCACATCTGCGGGCCACCGAGGCCGTCGAGGACGATATCGACGCCACGCCCATCGGTGAGCTTGTTGATCCGCCCGACCAGATCCTCTTCCTCGGTGACTATCACCTTGTCGGCGCCGAGCGCCAGCAGGTAGTCGCGATCTTCGGCGTCCTTGGTGGCGGCGAACAGTCGTGCGCCGAGCGCCTTGCCGAGTTGCAGCAGGGCCGGCCCGGCACAATGGGCGGCATCGGTGATCAGCACCGTCTGCCCAGCTTGCAGGCGCGCCAAGTCGACATAGGCGAAATAGCCCATCAGCAGCGAGGTGTAATGCGCGCTGGCCTGCTGCGCGCTCAACTGCTCTGGATAGCGAGTCAGCGAGCCACGCGGCAGCAGCACCTGCTCGCCATAACCGGGGTAGTCGTTGGGACTGTGGGCCGGGAAGCTGGCGACCTTGTCGCCCACCGCCAGGTCATCGACGCCTTCGCCGACGGCCAGCACTTCACCAGCCAGCTCATGGCCGAGGCCGGCTGGCAGCCGCGCCTGGCTGGGCGCCAGATTTTGCCGCCAAAGCACGTCGTACCAGCTCACGCCGATGGCCTCGACGCGCAGCAGAACCTCGCCCGGGCCGGGATGGGCAACGTCTACCTGTTCGATCTTGAGAACTTCGGCAGAACCAAATTGGTGAAAGCGAATCATGCGGGACATCACGAACCTCGCCGGTGATCTCTTATGGCCACGGACTTTATCCGGGCTTTGCAGGTAAGACCACCCGTTGTCATCAATAGTGCACATGAATATGGATGATGCTGCGGCTTGACGACAGCGGTGCGAGCCTGCAGTTTAATCCGCCAGGCAAGCCGGGAAGCACGCCATGAACCGTAACGATCTGCGCCGCGTCGATCTCAACCTGCTGATCGTCTTCGAAACCCTGATGCACGAACGCAGCGTCACCCGCGCGGCGGAAAAACTGTTCCTCGGTCAGCCGGCGATCAGTGCCGCCCTCGCCCGTCTGCGCAGCCTGTTCGACGACCCGTTGTTCGTCCGCACCGGCCGCAGCATGGAGCCTTCGGCGCGCGCCGTGGAGATCTTCGCGCTGCTGTCGCCGGCGCTCGACTCGATTTCCACCGCGGTCAGCCGCGCCGCCGACTTCGATCCGGCCACCAGCACCGCGGTATTCCGCATTGGCCTGTCCGACGACGTCGAGTTCGCCCTGCTGCCGGCGCTGCTCAAGCGTCTGCGCGCCGAAGCCCCAGGGGTGGTGCTGGTCGTGCGCCGGGCCAACTATCTGTTGACGCCTAGCCTGCTGGCGTCCGGGGAAATTTCCGTGGGCGTCGGCTATACCGTCGAACTGCCGGCCAATGCCAAGCGCAAGGTGCTGCGCCGCAATAAACCCAAGCTGCTGCGCGCCGATAGCGCGCCAGGCGCGCTCAGCCTCGACGACTATTGCGCGCGGCCGCATGCGCTGGTGTCCTTCGCCGGCGATCTCAGCGGCTTCATCGATGAAGAGCTGGCCAAGCTCGGCCGCAGCCGCCATGTGGTGCTGGCCGTGCCGCAGTTCAACGGCCTTGGCACCCTGCTGGCCGGTACCGACATAGTCGCCACAGTGCCGGACTACACCGCCGCCGCCCTCACCGCCGCCGGCGGCCTGCGCGCCGAGGACCTGCCGCTGGAGACCGGCAGCTTTGAACTGCACATGGCCTGGCGCGGCGCCCAGGACAACGATCCGGCCGAACGCTGGTTGCGCTCGCGCATCCAGATGTTCTTCGGCGATCCCGACAGCCTGATGTAGGGCCGTGTAGGATGGGTTGAGCGCAGCGATACCCATCAATCCGGTCCCGCATGGGTATCGCCTACGGCTCAACCCATCCTACGTCGCTACGTCCACGTCGATACACCACCACCTTCCATCATTCAGATTGATATTCAACTTCGCCCGGTTCGATTCGTCCTCGACAAACCCGCGTCGCAGACTGCGCCAATCCTAAAAAACGATTGGCGGAGTCACCCATGGAACAGTCATTCAAGGCCTTGCGCTTGCCCCTCGCCGCACTCTCACTGCTAGTCCTCGAGGCCTGCGGACGTGCACCGGAGCAGGCCAGCACGGCGCCGCCCGCCAAGGTCAGCGTCGCTACCGTGATCGAGCAACCGATCAACGAGTGGGACGAACTCACCGGCCGCCTGGAAGCGCCGGAATCGGTGGTGGTCCGCCCGCGCGTGTCCGGCTACGTCGACCAGGTCGCCTTCACCGAAGGCGCCCTGGTGAAGAAAGGTGATTTGCTGTTCCAGATCGACCCGCGCCCGTTCGAGGCCGAAATCCGCCGCCTGGAAGCCCAATTACAGCAAGTCCGCGCCAACCTCAGCCGCACCGAGAACGAAGCTCGCCGCGGCGAGCGTCTGCGCGCCAGCAACGCGATCTCCGCCGAACTGGCCGATGCCCGTGCCAGCGCCGCGCTGCAAGCCCGAGCCGAAGTGGCGGCGATCCAGGCCGGCCTGGAAGCGGCGCGCCTGAACCTCAGCTTCACCCGCGTCAGCGCGCCGATCGACGGCCGCGTCAGCCGCGCCGACGTGACCACCGGCAACCTGGTCAACGCCGGCGAAACCCGCCTGACCAGCCTGGTCTCCACCGACAAGGTGTACGCCTACTTCGACGCCGACGAGCGCGTGTTTCTCAAGTACGCCGAGCTGTCACGCCAGGGCAGCCGCGGCGACGCCACCCCGGTGTACCTCGGCCTGTCCGACGAGGACGGTTTCCCGCATCTCGGGCAGATGGACTTCATCGACAACCAGGTCGACCCGAAGACCGGCACCATCCGCGGCCGCGCGGTGTTCGACAACCGCAACGGCGAGTTCACCCCCGGCCTCTATGCCCGCCTGAAACTGGTCGGCAGCGCCACCTACGACGCCGCGCTGATCAAGGATTCGGCCGTCGGCACCGACCTCGGCAAGAAGTTCGTCCTGGTCCTCGCCGAGGATGACAAGGTCGCCTACCGCGCCATCGAACTCGGACCCAAGCTGGAAGGCCTACGCATCGTCCGCAGCGGTCTGGCCAAGGGCGAGAAGATCGTGGTCAACGGCCTGCAGCGCGCCCGTCCGGGCATGCCGGTCAGCCCTGCCGCCGTGCCCATGGCCGACGAGGCCACCCTCGCCGCCCTCGCCGAACAACGCAACGCCGTGGCCGCCAGCAATCCGCCGCGGGTTGCCGAACGCCAGCCCGTCAACCACCCAACCACGCCGCGCGGCTAAGGGCCCATTCAGGATCTGCTGCGCTCGGTGAGGCGGCGTTAAAAACACGCTCAGAATGCTCATTTACAGCTTGTAAATTCCGCTTCTTCGCCTGTTTTTGCCTTGCCTCACCGTCGCTCGCTTAGCTCCTGAACCGGCCCCTAACCAGCCCGTCTTCCAGCCCCGTTTCGGCGGGGCGACGGGACGGTTTTGCCTGAGAATCCTGAAGGACCCAGACGATGAACTTCTCGCAATTCTTCATTTCGCGGCCGATCTTCGCCGCCGTGCTGTCGCTGCTGATCCTGATCGGCGGCGCGATCTCGCTGTTCCAGCTGCCGATCAGCGAATACCCGGAAGTGGTGCCGCCGACCGTGGTGGTGCGCGCCAACTTCCCCGGCGCCAACCCCAAGGTGATCGGCGAAACCGTCGCCTCACCGCTGGAACAGGCGATCACCGGGGTCGAGGGCATGCTCTACATGTCGTCGCAGGGTACCGCCGACGGCAAGATGACCCTGACCATCACCTTCGCCCTCGGCACCGACCTGGACAACGCCCAGGTGCAGGTGCAAAACCGCGTGACGCGGACCATGCCGACCCTGCCCACCGAAGTGCAGCGTCTCGGCGTGACCGTCGACAAGGCCTCGCCCGACCTGACCATGGTCGTGCACCTGACCTCGCCGGATAACCGCTACGACATGCTCTACCTGTCCAACTACGCCGCCTTGAACATCAAGGACGAACTGGCGCGCCTGGATGGCGTGGGCGACGTGCAGCTGTTCGGCCTCGGCAACTATTCGCTGCGCGTGTGGCTCGATCCGAACAAGGTGGCTTCGCGCAACCTCACCGCCAGCGACGTGGTCAACGCCATTCGCGAACAGAACCGCCAGGTCGCCGCCGGTTCCCTCGGCGCGCCGCCCGCACCGGGCGACACCAGCTTCCAGCTGTCGATCAACACCCAGGGGCGGCTGATCAACGAGGAAGAGTTCGAGAACATCATCATCCGCGCCGGTGAAGATGGCGAAATCACCCGTCTGAAAGACATCGCGCGCATCGAGTTGGGCTCCAGCCAGTACGCCCTGCGCTCGCTGCTCAACAACCAGCCGGCGGTGGCCATCCCGGTATTCCAGCGCCCCGGCTCGAATGCCATCGAAATCTCCGATGCCGTGCGCAAACGCATGGGCGAGCTGAAGCAGAGTTTCCCGCAGGGCGTCGACTACGAGATCGTCTACGACCCGACCATCTTCGTGCGCGGCTCCATCGAAGCAGTGGCACACACCCTGCTCGAAGCCATCGTCTTGGTGGTGCTGGTGGTGATCCTGTTCCTGCAGACCTGGCGCGCCTCGATCATCCCGCTGGCCGCCGTGCCGGTGTCGCTGATCGGCACCTTCGCGGTGATGCACATGTTCGGTTTCTCGCTCAACGCGCTGTCGCTGTTTGGCCTGGTGCTGGCCATCGGCATCGTGGTGGACGACGCCATCGTCGTGGTGGAGAACGTCGAACGGAACATCGGCCTCGGCAAGTCGCCGGTGGAAGCCACCAAGCAGGCGATGAAGGAAGTGACTGGCCCGATCGTCGCCACCGCCCTGGTGCTCTGCGCGGTGTTCGTGCCAACCGCGTTCATCTCCGGCCTCACCGGGCAGTTCTACCAGCAGTTCGCGCTGACCATCGCCATCTCCACGGTGATCTCCGCGTTCAACTCGCTGACCCTGTCGCCCGCCCTGGCCGCGGTGCTGCTGCGTGAACATGACGCACCTAAGGACCGCTTCTCGCGGGTCCTCGACAAGCTGTTCGGCGGCTGGCTGTTCCGCCCGTTCAACCGCGTGTTCGAGCGTGCCGGCAAGGGCTACGTCGGCACGGTGCGCCGCGTGCTGCGCGGCAGCTCGGTGGC is drawn from Pseudomonas cavernae and contains these coding sequences:
- the dusA gene encoding tRNA dihydrouridine(20/20a) synthase DusA codes for the protein MMDWTDRHCRFFLRLLSQHALLYTEMVTTGALLRGDHARFLRHDQSEHPLALQLGGSVPEELAACARMAEDAGYDEVNLNVGCPSDRVQNNMIGACLMGHPALVGDCVKAMLDAVAIPITVKHRIGIDGRDSYAELCDFVGQVRDAGCRSFTVHARIAILAGLSPKENREIPPLRYEVAAQLKRDFPDLEIILNGGIKTLEECQNHLQTFDGVMLGREAYHNPYLLAEVDQALFAHDRPMIGRAEALTQLRPYIERHLAEGGAMHHITRHVLGLAQGFHGARRFRQLLSVDIHKTTDPLALFDQAIDLLQGR
- a CDS encoding zinc-dependent alcohol dehydrogenase family protein, with protein sequence MSRMIRFHQFGSAEVLKIEQVDVAHPGPGEVLLRVEAIGVSWYDVLWRQNLAPSQARLPAGLGHELAGEVLAVGEGVDDLAVGDKVASFPAHSPNDYPGYGEQVLLPRGSLTRYPEQLSAQQASAHYTSLLMGYFAYVDLARLQAGQTVLITDAAHCAGPALLQLGKALGARLFAATKDAEDRDYLLALGADKVIVTEEEDLVGRINKLTDGRGVDIVLDGLGGPQMCLLGDVLAPRGRLVLYGLQGGNQTPFPACAAFQKNIQFFVHCLGNFTGKPELGIPQDQPALERAVAAINQLTRDGLLQTQIDKVFAFEDVVAAHRYMEGCPKRGRVVLQVG
- a CDS encoding LysR family transcriptional regulator; this encodes MNRNDLRRVDLNLLIVFETLMHERSVTRAAEKLFLGQPAISAALARLRSLFDDPLFVRTGRSMEPSARAVEIFALLSPALDSISTAVSRAADFDPATSTAVFRIGLSDDVEFALLPALLKRLRAEAPGVVLVVRRANYLLTPSLLASGEISVGVGYTVELPANAKRKVLRRNKPKLLRADSAPGALSLDDYCARPHALVSFAGDLSGFIDEELAKLGRSRHVVLAVPQFNGLGTLLAGTDIVATVPDYTAAALTAAGGLRAEDLPLETGSFELHMAWRGAQDNDPAERWLRSRIQMFFGDPDSLM
- the mexE gene encoding multidrug efflux RND transporter periplasmic adaptor subunit MexE, whose product is MEQSFKALRLPLAALSLLVLEACGRAPEQASTAPPAKVSVATVIEQPINEWDELTGRLEAPESVVVRPRVSGYVDQVAFTEGALVKKGDLLFQIDPRPFEAEIRRLEAQLQQVRANLSRTENEARRGERLRASNAISAELADARASAALQARAEVAAIQAGLEAARLNLSFTRVSAPIDGRVSRADVTTGNLVNAGETRLTSLVSTDKVYAYFDADERVFLKYAELSRQGSRGDATPVYLGLSDEDGFPHLGQMDFIDNQVDPKTGTIRGRAVFDNRNGEFTPGLYARLKLVGSATYDAALIKDSAVGTDLGKKFVLVLAEDDKVAYRAIELGPKLEGLRIVRSGLAKGEKIVVNGLQRARPGMPVSPAAVPMADEATLAALAEQRNAVAASNPPRVAERQPVNHPTTPRG
- a CDS encoding efflux RND transporter permease subunit yields the protein MNFSQFFISRPIFAAVLSLLILIGGAISLFQLPISEYPEVVPPTVVVRANFPGANPKVIGETVASPLEQAITGVEGMLYMSSQGTADGKMTLTITFALGTDLDNAQVQVQNRVTRTMPTLPTEVQRLGVTVDKASPDLTMVVHLTSPDNRYDMLYLSNYAALNIKDELARLDGVGDVQLFGLGNYSLRVWLDPNKVASRNLTASDVVNAIREQNRQVAAGSLGAPPAPGDTSFQLSINTQGRLINEEEFENIIIRAGEDGEITRLKDIARIELGSSQYALRSLLNNQPAVAIPVFQRPGSNAIEISDAVRKRMGELKQSFPQGVDYEIVYDPTIFVRGSIEAVAHTLLEAIVLVVLVVILFLQTWRASIIPLAAVPVSLIGTFAVMHMFGFSLNALSLFGLVLAIGIVVDDAIVVVENVERNIGLGKSPVEATKQAMKEVTGPIVATALVLCAVFVPTAFISGLTGQFYQQFALTIAISTVISAFNSLTLSPALAAVLLREHDAPKDRFSRVLDKLFGGWLFRPFNRVFERAGKGYVGTVRRVLRGSSVALVVYAGLMGLTYLGFSSTPTGFVPPQDKQYLVAFAQLPDAATLDRTEAVIKRMSEIAGKHPGVENTVAFPGLSINGFTNSPNSGIVFTPLKPFDQRKDPALSASAIAADLNAQFGEIQDAFIAIFPPPPVQGLGTIGGFRVQVQDRGNLGYEELYTQVQNIIAKSQNVPELAGLFTSYQVNVPQVDADIDREKAKTHGVAISDIFDTMQVYLGSLYANDFNRFGHTYQVNVQAEQKFRLAPEQIGQLKVRNNRGEMVPLSTFVKVSDSAGPDRVMHYNGFLTAEINGAAAPGYSSGQAEAAMEKLLKEELPNGMSYEWTELTYQQILAGNSAIFVFPLCVLLAFLVLAAQYESWSLPLAVILIVPMTLLSAITGVILAGGDNNIFTQIGLIVLVGLACKNAILIVEFAKDKQAEGMDRVAAVLEACRLRLRPILMTSFAFIMGVVPLVLSSGAGAEMRHAMGVAVFSGMIGVTFFGLLLTPVFYVLIRAFVEKRVARKAAKVESLKELHA